In Tursiops truncatus isolate mTurTru1 chromosome 19, mTurTru1.mat.Y, whole genome shotgun sequence, a genomic segment contains:
- the LOC117309108 gene encoding SNRPN upstream reading frame protein-like, with amino-acid sequence MERARDHLHLRWTVEQHVPEVEVQVKHRRIASLSSQACHLYPRPSQQQQQQVPVVDFHAELRQAFLAEIPRGC; translated from the coding sequence ATGGAGCGGGCCAGGGACCATTTACACCTGAGGTGGACTGTTGAACAGCACGTACCAGAGGTAGAAGTCCAAGTTAAACATAGAAGGATAGCCTCACTGAGCAGCCAGGCGTGTCACCTGTACCCGAGGCCatctcagcagcagcagcagcaagtcCCTGTGGTGGATTTCCATGCAGAACTGAGACAGGCGTTCTTAGCTGAGATACCGAGAGGTTGTTAA